Genomic segment of Vicinamibacteria bacterium:
CCAGGGGATCGGCGAAGATGTAGACCCGGTGCTGAAGCACCAGGCGCAGACAGGGGCAGTCTTTGGGGACGGGGTCGACGGGGGCAGGGTATCCCCCATAGCCAATGCGCAGCTCGAAGCTGTCGCGGCGCTCGGCGTAAACGAGGACCGCGGCCAGGTGTAGTTCCCGGCTCAGCTCCGCGAAGACTTCCTCGACGAACGCCTCCAGCCGGCCCCCCTCCGGTTGTTGGTCCTGGAGCCGGTTGAAGAGACCACGGAGCCCCTGGGGTCCGAGCGTCGCCGGCTCCGAAATTAGATCGTCGTTCATGCTCGCGATTGCGCCCGGGCTCACCGCGGGACCTTCGTGTCTAGGCCGGCCACAGAACGCCCGGTGGCGTCACCACCATCACCGGCCGGCCGAGCCTGGGGAGGTCCGAGCCTGGATACCAATCGCAGGGGCCAACCCTCGCCGCACCTACACCTTAACTTCGGTGGGGGCGGGCCGGGGGTGCGTTGGGTCACACCACGGGATCGCGGGCAGGCCTTCCCCGCGCGCCCCCGGGATGCGCGGCCGCGCTGCGCGCCTCCGCGTGTCACGAACTCGACCAAGCGGGTGGAAAACCGCAGCAGATCTGGGGGACGACTAGGGAGCAGGGATGACTTAGCCGACCTTGACCAGTCTCCCGCCGATGGGGGAGATGCGCTCCTCGGGGGTGAGAATGCCCTGGAAGTTGAGGGGATCGGCGGCGGACACCGACACCGGCGTCGCGCCCGAAGGAGGCCGCTTCCGAACGGCACGCAGGAGCGTGACCGCCTCCGGAAGAGCGTATTGCTCCCCATCGAAGCCGGCGACAAATCGTCCGCCGCGGAGCTCGCCTCGAGCCTCCATGAGCCGACAGGTGCGCGCCAGCTCGCGCCAAGGGAGAGGCTGTTTCTCCCGGGCCAGGGTCTTTCGGAAGATGACGCCGGTGCGTCTCAGGAGTTGCCGGACCACGAACTCCGCGGGGGGGGCCGTGGCCGGGACCCCCGCCGGGAGCACGCTCCAGCGCCCCGCGGCGTCCCCCTGGCTTCGACCCCGCCCGGCGGAGACCATCAGCCAGCGAAAGCCGCCGAACGAGTCGCAGGTCACGCGGCCCTGGACGACCAGATCGGTCAGGTTGGCCTGCAGGTATTGAAGGGGGAGAGCCGTCACGCGGAGCAGTTCCGGGAAGAACGATGCGCCCCTCCGCGCCAGAGCCTCCGCCACCTCTCGAACCGTCCCCTCCGGCTCGGCGGCCCGCCCGCCGGCCAGGGTGGAGAGGGTGAGCCAGGGCTCTAGGTCCTCGCGCCGGACGAGAGCGATCGGCGTCCGTCGGAGGACGAGGGGTGTAGAGGCCCACAGCCGCAGCCACATCACCTCGCCCGAGAGCGTCACCTGGTCCAGCCACTGGCGTTGGTAGCCACGAATCCGGGCGGGCAGCACGCTCGCCTCCCAGAGGGCAGCCGGAACCTCGAAGCCGGCGAGCTGGCGCACGACCTCCGCCACGCCCCCCGGCCCCTCCAACCGGTCCTGGGGGTCCGCGTGCTGCCAGCAGGCCAGGAAGCGCAGGAACTCGGCCGCGGTCACGGGCTCGATCTCACGACGCAAGCGGTCCAGGGTGTAGCGCTGGATGCGCGCGAGCAGGCGCCGGTCGCACCAGGCCTGGCGCGCGTCGATGCGGGTGCGCATGACGGAGCCCTCGGCTTCGAGCTCGAGCAGGAGCGGATCGTCGCTGAATACCGGACCCAGCGCCTCCAGCCGGCCGCGCAGGACGGCCCTGGGGTCACGCGATGCCTCTGCCGCGCGCCAGCGATCTCCCTCGCAGACTGCCCGCCCTGTCGCGGCCAGCTCATCGAGCCACGGCCGCCAGCCCCGACCCTCCTCGACCGTGATGTAGCCGATCCAAAGGAGAGTCTCGTGGACCTCTTCTGCGTCCTGCGGCTGTGGCCAGGCCTCCTCGCGCACCCTCGCGATAGCCTCGGGATCGAGCGCGCCCAGCTCGTTCGCGGTACGGATGTCCAGGACCCGGCGGGCCATCACCGCCTGTGTCCGGCGCTCCTCGAGGGGAGCGTCGTCGAGGAATGAATACGGCTGGGCGGCCAGGATCCCGCGGGCGAAGGCCGAAGGCTCCGCGGTGTCCGCGGTTCGCCGCTCGATGGTGCCGTCGCGGAGCCCGCGGAGCACGTCCAGAAAACCCTCCACGTCCATGGCCTCGGTCAGGCAATCCTCGACCGTCTGGCGCACGATCGGATGTTCGGTGGGCACCTCGATGGGTCCCGCGGGCAGGGTCTCGGGGCAGGCGAGGGCCGCGGGGAAGGCGGCGGCCAGCAGGTCGTCGGCCCGCATGCGCAGCAGGGGAGGGGGAACCCTCTTCCCGTTGCGAGACCGCTCCAGCAGGAGCGACCGCTGGGCGTTCCACCGCCAGCGGGTGGGGAACATCGGGGCCGCCAGAAGAGCCTGGACGAGCACCTCGCGCGCGCTCGCGGGATGGAGGTAGTCGAACACGGTCTCCAGTTCGAAACTGTGCTGGGGACCGAGAGAAAGGACGATCGCCTCTTCGTTGGCAGCGGCCTGTAGCTCGAAACCGAACCCCACGCAAAAGCGTTTGCGCAAGGCCAAGCCCCACGCCCGGTTGATGCGTGAGCCGAAGGGGGCGTGGACGACCAGCTGCGTTCCGCCGCTCTCATCGAAGAAACGCTCGAGGATCACCCGCTTCTGGGTGGGCACCGCCCCCAGGGCGCACCGTCCGGCCTCCACGTAGTCGGCTATCTGTCGCGCCGCCCCTTCGGGGAGGGCGGCGCCGCACTCGGATTGCAGGAACGTGACCGGCTCCTGGCCGCAGTCCCCGCACTCCTCGCGCAGAGCCGCGATCTCGGCCGAGAGCTCGCGCGTCCGCCCGGGCGCCTCGCCGAGCCAGAAAGGAAGAGAGGGGGGCTGGCCCCGGGCGTCGGCGACCCGCACGATCCCCTGCTCTATCCGGAGAACCCGCCAAGACGCGTTGCCGAGTTGGAAGATGTCGCCCCGATTCGACTCCACCGCCCAGTCCTCGTTCACGGTGCCCACGAGGGTGCCCTCGGGCTCGAGCCGGACCTGGTAGTCGGCGGTGTCGGGGATGGCGCCCCCCGACATGATGGCGGGGAGCCGGGCCCGCCGGGTGGCCCGGATCCGGCCGGTCTGGCCATCACGATGCAGGAGCGCCCGCCGACCCTCGGCATGAAGGTGGACGACCTGCTCGAACTCCGCGGGCGAGAGGTCGCGATAGGGCCAGGCCCGCCGGAGGGTCGCGAATAGGTCTGCCTCGTCCCAGGGCTCGGAGACGCAGGCGGCCACAATCTGCTGGGCCAGAATGTCGAGGGGCCGCGGCGGCAACGGGGTGCGGTCAAGAATGCCCCGGCGAACGCAGCGGAGGAGGGCCGCCCCTTCCACCAGTTCGTCCAGGGTCAAGGGGAAGAACCGCCCTTTCGGTACGCGGGTCAAGGCATGCCCCGCCCGGCCCACGCGTTGCAGAAATGTCGCAATGGACCGCGTGGCGCCGACCTGGATCACAAGGTCGACCTCGCCGATGTCGATCCCCAGCTCCAGGGAAGCGGTGGCGACGAGAGCGCGCAATCGGCCCGCCTTGAGGCGCTGCTCGGCGTCGAGCCGCCGCTCCCGCGAGAGACTGCCGTGGTGGCTCGAGACCGCGTCCTCTCCCAGCAGCCTCGTGAGCTGAGCCGCTATCCGCTCCGCCATCTTGCGCGTGTTCACAAAGACGAGGGTGGTGCGGTGGCCTCGGATCAGGTCCGCCATCCGCGCGTAGATCTCTTCCCATTGCTCGTGGGAGCAGACGGTGGTAAGCGGCGAGGGCGGTACCTCCACCGCCAGGTCCAGTTCGCGGAAGGTCCCGGCGTCGACGAGGGCGCATTCGCGTTCCGCTCCGACCAGGAACCGCCCCACCTCGTCCAGCGGCTTTTGGGTGGCGGAAAGGCCCACGCGCTGGAGGGGGCGCCGCGTCAAGGCCTGTAGGCGCTCGAGGGAGAGGGCCAGATGGCTTCCCCGCTTGTCGCGCACGAGGGCGTGGATCTCGTCGACGATCACCGTCCGGACAGTGGCCATCATTCCCCGCCCGGCTTGGCTGGTGAGCAGGATGTAGAGTGACTCCGGCGTCGTGACCAGGATGTGGGGGGGCCGGCGGGCCATGGCCGCGCGCTGCCCGGCGGGCGTGTCGCCCGTTCTCACGAGCACGCGGACGGTGGGCAAGAGGGGGTCGGCGGCCGCGATCTCGGCGAGGGGGCCTTCCAGGTTCTTTTGCACGTCGTTTGAGAGAGCGCGCAGCGGGGAGACGTACAGGACCTGGGTCTGGTCGGGGAGGGGGGGCTCCTGACGCAGCAGCGAATCGATGGCGGAAAGGAAAGCCGCCAGCGTCTTGCCGGAGCCCGTGGGGGCGGCGATCAGGGTGTGTCGGCCCTCGCGGATGAGTGGCCAGCCCTCGCGCTGTGGGGGAGTGGGTTCGCCAAAGCGGCGCGCGAACCAGCTTTGAACCGCGGGGTGGAACGAAAGCAGGGAGCTCACGGGACCATCCTAACCGCGGACGTTGACGGATCGGGACCGGCCGCTCAGCGTCCGAGCAGGATGAGGATGCCGGCCACGATGGCGGCCAAGGAGAGCAAGGGCGCTAGGCCAGCAAGAAAAGTCAGGTAGGGAAAGAGTCCGACCGCGATCAAATAGATCCCGAGCACGGTCATCCCCAGTCGTCCCGCGGATTTCATATCCACCTCCCGGCTGGCCAGCTTAGCCCAGAACCGCCTCCGGAGGTATGGCGACGCTGGACGCCCGGGCCGCCTTACCTAATCCTGCCCCAGACGGCCAGGAAGACCACCTCCTGGCCGCCGAACAGAATGGGCGAGGAGGTGAGGGTCAAGCCTCTCGTCGACAGCTTCACCGAGCGCGTCTGGTCGTGTCCTATCCAGTTCGGGAAGAGGCTACCTTCGATTCGGTGGGTCACGGTGCGCGCCCGTCCATCATAGGAGAATGTCCCAAAGTAGGCGTGGTATCCGTCGAAGGCCGCTTGGACCTCCTCGGCGGTGCCCCCCTCGAGGTCTTCCGATGAGAAGGGAAGTCGATTGGCCTTCATGATCTGTACGGACATCTGGCCGTTCGAGGAGTAGGTCAGACGGCCCCCGACAGCACGTCCCCACGGATACGTGGTCTCGCCGGACGGTGTGCGTGCCTTCAGGGCCGTGAGCCGCCACGTGCCGACGAGAGGTCTTGTCGGCTTCGAAGTCCGTTTCTTGCTCATGCCCAGACCTCAGCCCGCTTCCGTCTCGCGGACGAGACCGTGTCCGCACGCTTGCCCCGGACAAAGCCGCCGCCGGGGCGGGGAAGGCGCTCCACGTCCTAGGAGTGCTTTGCACCCCGGGGCCGATGCAGATCCGGCGCCTGCCCGGCGGCGCGGCGAGAGACGAACCCGCCTAGTGCGGCCGGGCTCCTCGGCCTTTGCCCAGGTGTAGCCACGCCGAGAGCTGACCCTCCGCCTCCTCCTCAGATAGACGTTGCGCGGCCATCATCACTTCGGACGGAACCCAGCGCGGAAATGCCACGCGCTGCGACTTGTGCGCCCCGGACGGAGTGTGCTCCTCATCCACCTTCGCCAATTGCGCCTTAGAGAAGCGGGAGGCCAGCCTGACCAATGCCGGCCACAGGCGCCGGTGCACGTAGGTAATCTTGCCGTCTACAAGCTTGCAGACGAGAACGTCGCCGCTGGCGATGACGGCCGCGGCCGCCAGGAAGATCTCTTTGCCCTTGGGATGGCCCCACCAGCTCCCGCGAATCGGCCCCCCCGCGATGGCCTCGGCTAGGCTGGGAACCGGGCCCCGCGCCGCCTGAAGCACGATGCCGTGCTTGGCGACGAAGTTGAGAGCCTGCTCACCCGACACTAGAGAGCCTCGCAATCGGCGGGGCGAAGGCCCCGCACCCTCATCAAGTCAGGTCCAGCCGCATCTCGTTGGTGGGCGTGAAACCAAGCGACGAGTAAAGAGGTCGTCCCTCTTCGCTCGCGTGCAAGAAAACCGAGCTGAGCTTTTCCTCGCGACACCAGACGATCATGGCGTCCATCAGGCGTTTGGCCAAGCCTCGGCGCCGAAAGGCGTGTTCGGTGTACATGTTCACTATCCAAGCCCGTCGCGGACGCGGATCCCGAGGTTGGGAATGGAACTCCAAGATGATGATTCCCCCACCCGCCACAACCGCGCCCGGTGAAGCCTCCGCGAGCCATCCCTGATACGAGCCATTCTCCAGGCCTCGCCTGAAAAGGGGTTCCGACGTCGCGAGCATGGCGTTCAGGCTCGTGGGATCGCGGTGGCCCATGTCCACGAACATGCTCCTCCGATGGTGCATGATGATCCCGAGGTCGCCTGTGGTTGCCTTGCGCATACTGATCTCTTCCGCCACTCCCACCTCGCCACCTATCCCAGGCGTGCTCGGGTCCCCCGCCCGCGGCAACCCTAAGAAACTCATGCTCGCAGGTCTTTGGAAAGGCCCGCTCACCGCCTGTCCTCAACAATCAATCCTATCCCGAGGGCCAGGAGAGACGCGCAGACCCGCAACCCGCAAAGCCCAGCTCCCGCCCAGCCTCGTGTCAACGTCGACCGACAAGCCGCCAGAACTGAGCCTCGTTGAGGAGGGTTATACGGAATCCCTTCTCGCGCAATCGCTTAATTTCCATCAGCTTAAGGCCTGCGTCCCGCCCGGCAGCCTGCTGCGGATTGGGCCGCCCGCGTACGACCACCGTCGTCCGCGCCGAGGGTCCCCGATGGACGATGGCCCCCGCGCGCCGGGCCGCGCGGACGGCGTCGCGACGGCGCTTGCTTAGGATGCCCGTAAAGGTGAGATGCACTCCCTTGAGCGTGCGCCGCACGCCGACCCTCAAGGGAGCGGGGCGGCTGCGGAGGGCCTCGATCAACTCGTCGGCGCTCTCGTAGCGCTTCCGCCGCTCGCCGATGCAGCGGTAGACGATCTCCTTCAGTTGATCGCTGCAGGGGAGAAGCCGGATTTCGTGGGTGCGTATTCGCACCCGGGCGTTCCCCTTCAACAGCATGCCCAGGAGCTGCCCCACCTGGTACACGTCATCGCGCGCCTGCCACATGGGAGCGGCCCCAGCAAGAATTTCGCTCGGGGCCGTCAGCGGGTTCATGGTGCCGGCCGTGATCCCTCGGCGGTCGCTCTGCTGGCGGACGATCCCGAAGTCCCCGAGCTTCAGGCACCGGGCGTCGCAGACGAACACGTTCAGCGGTGTGAGGTCTCGGTGGAGCATCTGCCCCCGGTGCAGCTTTCCAAGCACCTGTAGGATGCCGGCAATCTCACGGCGCGCGGTGGATTCCGGCCACCCCTTGCCCGTGCGGTCCAGAAAAGCCCTCAGGTCGCCCTGCTGCGCGTACTCCAGGGCGAGGCAGTACAGGACCTGGCCGTCCGGGCGTATCAGCGGAAAGGTATCGAAGACGCGGATGGCCCGTGGATGTCCATCCAGCAACTGCCCGAAGTACGCCTCGCGCAGCCATCCGTCTATGCGTCGACTGATCTTGACGCAGACGATGGCGGGAACTGCCGATGAGCGCCCCAGCCGCTTGCCCAGATAGA
This window contains:
- a CDS encoding lipocalin-like domain-containing protein, which gives rise to MSKKRTSKPTRPLVGTWRLTALKARTPSGETTYPWGRAVGGRLTYSSNGQMSVQIMKANRLPFSSEDLEGGTAEEVQAAFDGYHAYFGTFSYDGRARTVTHRIEGSLFPNWIGHDQTRSVKLSTRGLTLTSSPILFGGQEVVFLAVWGRIR
- a CDS encoding protein kinase, whose product is MAPPQVITSPETQLRYRIERLLGEGGFGQVYLGKRLGRSSAVPAIVCVKISRRIDGWLREAYFGQLLDGHPRAIRVFDTFPLIRPDGQVLYCLALEYAQQGDLRAFLDRTGKGWPESTARREIAGILQVLGKLHRGQMLHRDLTPLNVFVCDARCLKLGDFGIVRQQSDRRGITAGTMNPLTAPSEILAGAAPMWQARDDVYQVGQLLGMLLKGNARVRIRTHEIRLLPCSDQLKEIVYRCIGERRKRYESADELIEALRSRPAPLRVGVRRTLKGVHLTFTGILSKRRRDAVRAARRAGAIVHRGPSARTTVVVRGRPNPQQAAGRDAGLKLMEIKRLREKGFRITLLNEAQFWRLVGRR
- a CDS encoding DEAD/DEAH box helicase, with translation MSSLLSFHPAVQSWFARRFGEPTPPQREGWPLIREGRHTLIAAPTGSGKTLAAFLSAIDSLLRQEPPLPDQTQVLYVSPLRALSNDVQKNLEGPLAEIAAADPLLPTVRVLVRTGDTPAGQRAAMARRPPHILVTTPESLYILLTSQAGRGMMATVRTVIVDEIHALVRDKRGSHLALSLERLQALTRRPLQRVGLSATQKPLDEVGRFLVGAERECALVDAGTFRELDLAVEVPPSPLTTVCSHEQWEEIYARMADLIRGHRTTLVFVNTRKMAERIAAQLTRLLGEDAVSSHHGSLSRERRLDAEQRLKAGRLRALVATASLELGIDIGEVDLVIQVGATRSIATFLQRVGRAGHALTRVPKGRFFPLTLDELVEGAALLRCVRRGILDRTPLPPRPLDILAQQIVAACVSEPWDEADLFATLRRAWPYRDLSPAEFEQVVHLHAEGRRALLHRDGQTGRIRATRRARLPAIMSGGAIPDTADYQVRLEPEGTLVGTVNEDWAVESNRGDIFQLGNASWRVLRIEQGIVRVADARGQPPSLPFWLGEAPGRTRELSAEIAALREECGDCGQEPVTFLQSECGAALPEGAARQIADYVEAGRCALGAVPTQKRVILERFFDESGGTQLVVHAPFGSRINRAWGLALRKRFCVGFGFELQAAANEEAIVLSLGPQHSFELETVFDYLHPASAREVLVQALLAAPMFPTRWRWNAQRSLLLERSRNGKRVPPPLLRMRADDLLAAAFPAALACPETLPAGPIEVPTEHPIVRQTVEDCLTEAMDVEGFLDVLRGLRDGTIERRTADTAEPSAFARGILAAQPYSFLDDAPLEERRTQAVMARRVLDIRTANELGALDPEAIARVREEAWPQPQDAEEVHETLLWIGYITVEEGRGWRPWLDELAATGRAVCEGDRWRAAEASRDPRAVLRGRLEALGPVFSDDPLLLELEAEGSVMRTRIDARQAWCDRRLLARIQRYTLDRLRREIEPVTAAEFLRFLACWQHADPQDRLEGPGGVAEVVRQLAGFEVPAALWEASVLPARIRGYQRQWLDQVTLSGEVMWLRLWASTPLVLRRTPIALVRREDLEPWLTLSTLAGGRAAEPEGTVREVAEALARRGASFFPELLRVTALPLQYLQANLTDLVVQGRVTCDSFGGFRWLMVSAGRGRSQGDAAGRWSVLPAGVPATAPPAEFVVRQLLRRTGVIFRKTLAREKQPLPWRELARTCRLMEARGELRGGRFVAGFDGEQYALPEAVTLLRAVRKRPPSGATPVSVSAADPLNFQGILTPEERISPIGGRLVKVG
- a CDS encoding GNAT family N-acetyltransferase, whose protein sequence is MRKATTGDLGIIMHHRRSMFVDMGHRDPTSLNAMLATSEPLFRRGLENGSYQGWLAEASPGAVVAGGGIIILEFHSQPRDPRPRRAWIVNMYTEHAFRRRGLAKRLMDAMIVWCREEKLSSVFLHASEEGRPLYSSLGFTPTNEMRLDLT